A DNA window from Impatiens glandulifera chromosome 7, dImpGla2.1, whole genome shotgun sequence contains the following coding sequences:
- the LOC124910262 gene encoding MYB-like transcription factor ETC1 — MANSHYSTNSSYLTHLHHESSPSSTSELEIEESSAKLEFSEDELTLMIRMFNLVGERWSLIAGRIPGRTAEEIEKYWTSRCSSNGC; from the exons ATGGCTAACTCTCACTACTCAACTAATTCTAGTTATCTAACTCATCTTCATCATGAATCATCTCCTTCATCAACCTCAG AGCTTGAAATTGAAGAATCATCTGCAAAACTTGAGTTCTCTGAAGATGAACTGACACTCATGATTAGGATGTTTAATCTTGTAGGAGAAAg GTGGTCATTGATTGCGGGGAGAATTCCGGGAAGAACTGCTGAGGAAATTGAAAAGTATTGGACTTCAAGATGTTCTAGCAATGGATGTTAA